ccctccctctctgaCTAATACGGAGTCGTGTATATATTTGCTAATTGTAGCTAAACTTTGACTCATTAAAGCTCCTCTTTTTCGAGTGTCAAATTCGAAATAATATATTAACAATTTACATCTACTACAGGAAAATGAATCCAATTGGCATGGCAAAATCATTCTATCTGGAGGAGAGATGCCACAATGGTTACTCCCAAATAAAGAGGGTTATATATCTTTCACAATTTCGAAGCATTTGTATTATCACATCAAGGTAGCTATCTGTGTTGTATGTCAAGTAAAGAAAAGGGAACGGAAAATTTTTACGCTCAGTTTATACATTGATGGCACATGCTGGCGTAGGACCTCCATATTATCCGGACCTCGTCAATTGCATTCGGATCATGTCTATTTTGATTTGCTGGATATGGACTTGCTATTCAATAGATCCCGTCATCCAAGACCCGATTTTGGTCcaaatgactcgagatcttTCCAGTTAGGCATTAAAGCATCGGCTAGTGTTATTGTAAAAAAGTGCGGATTTGGATTATTCTGGGAAAATCGGGGAGATTTGATTCGAGATGACGAGTTGCCAGATCAAGGATTGTTCCATGAGGTTGGGCTTGGCTATCAAGAAACGACCGAGTAGGAAGAAATATCGGCCTCTCTCTCAGATATGGAAaatcaggtctctctctcttcccacaACCCTCCCGAGGGTCCCCCAACCTCTTCAGCGATTGTGGTGTGTGTGATTGATATGGGTGCTTTGTGTTTTTTATAATGCAAAACTGCAAATGCTTGTAAACAAGACAAGCTAATATATTGTGATTTTGCACCTATATATAACAGCGGCGCGTAGACCATGAAGATAATTATCAAACAAGCtcagaagaagacgatgaagagAATTATCAAACAAGCTCAGAAGAAGATGATATTCGacccaaagaaaaacaaagaaaagacgACGATATGGATAACTCCCCACGCGCCGATATGATGGCTGACTTTTCAGTTgaggtctctctctccatccccctcccctcttcctcctctcccaaCGATTACAATTCATGACACATCATGTGTAGCTGAAGGAGCGATGTAAGAATGATTATCTTGCCTGTGCCTGTGTACACCCCCAAAGTAGATAGATGGTTTCAGGTAGACATAGATAAAGAAGGCTGGCTCACAAGAATAGGAACTATTCTCAGCGgttcaattcattgattcatCTATCTATTGGATTAGTAGCCCAAGCCCTTTCTTAAGTATGAATTCATGCTTTCCATGTATTAAAATTCCAACTTTAGTAGAGTCTGCAAGGCACGGGAGTCCCTTTTTGCCCTTTTGGTTGGTAATCACATCGGCAATAACGTGGTCTATCCCCTTAGTTCGGTTGGGGAGAAAAGGTTTTTGTTGCCGGAAAATCCTCTCCGTGGATTATTGAAGCCTCTGCTTTCAAAGATCAGGAGTTATTTACTAGTTAAAAAGGAACGGTCGTAAACCACTCCTCCCGCCTTCTCAGGCTTTGAGTCTGTGATCCTCCCACTAGCGTCCTGCAATGTGTTTTTATAATGCAAAAGCTGCAAATGCTAATATATTGTGATTTTGCACCTATATGTAACAGTCTTCGCCATAccaaaaagataatgaaaactCAGAGGAAGACTGTACAAGTGAAACAGAAGAAGACTACAGCAGCGATGACTCCGCACTTCCCATTTTCTTGCATCCggtctctccctccctctctctctctctctctctctctctctctctctccgggtGCGCGTGTATTCATAAGTGCATGTGTTGATTTGTTAGTGTATGTCGGGCGCATTGTGTTCGTATAATGCAAAAGCTGCAAATGCTAGTAAACAAAACAAGCTAATGTATTGTGATTTTGCACCTATATGTAATAGGAGTGTCTAGTCGAGGAAGATAATGAACCAACAAGTTCAGAGTCAGACGGTACAAGTGACACAGAAACGGACGACAATAGCGGATGACCTGCCCCCTTACCGTGTCCACCCTTGCCTGACGTGTCGATGCCATGCTCTGACTTATCAGTTGAGGTcagtcgctctctctctctctctctctctctctcaccccacCGCGCTGCCCTCGGGGGCGGGGGCCAGTACGCGCGGATTCATAAGTGCATGTGTTGATTTGTTGTTGAAGTGTACGTCAGGCGCACTGTGTTTGTATAACGCAAAAACTGAAAATTCTATACAAATAAGCAAATCTAACGTAGAGTGATTCTGCACCATGTGCTACGACAATACTCGCAAGTGAAGTGATTGATTTCATGAGTATTACATATAAGGCAAGGAAAGATCGATATGTTTAATTATTACAAAAACTCTAGCTTTGGTTAAATTAccagaaaaattctcaaatcaaaCTCTTCTATTTTGACTAATTATCAACTTTGGTATGTCTAACAATTTACCGGTATAACAGAAGTGGCGCTATCATGAAATATCTCCTCACTACATGGATATTCTTCCCGGAGGAGATATGCCAGAGAAGTTCATCATTGTTGAAGGCAGTACCATATCTTTCATGGTTTCACAAGACTTTATGATAAGTTCTTGGGATTAGCTCTCTGTGTCATTTTCGCAGTAGAAGatggagaaaaggaaatatttttcgACATCGTGCCCCATCTTAACGGCCAAAGACGGAATGGGCTATCGGGATCTCGGTTCATTTAATTCGAATCACATGTGGATTCAATATCTCAATCCGAATGTGCTATGGGGAGTGTTGGAGGgagatgttgattttcttgaattCGACGAGGATTGCTTACGATTTAGCCTCACACTCAGTGTATCGGGTGGAACcgtaaaaaaattgggatatgtGCTAAGATGCGAGCAAATGGATGATGATTTGAAAGTTGTACTCGAAGACAAGCAATTAGTGAACCCAGCTTCAATCTATGAAATGGAGTTAATAGAATTCTTCCACCAATTTCTCCCACGCCGAATGGAAGCCGTGCGAATGAAAGCCATTGAAAACGAAGCCGAGCTAATGAAAGCCGTGAAAACGAAGCCGGGCTAATGCGAAGCAAAGCCCAGCGAATGCAAGCCAAGCAACGGGCGATGGAACGGTTTGCCGTGCGGGGTTCAGGTGGCTTGCAGCTCTGAATCATTAAGCCAGCGCAACAAACTGGGGTTGGCATATGTTTCCTGATACCTCGGGACATTTATGTTTGTTGTTCAAGTAAGAGATGACATTCACTTCAATCTCTAATGTCAGATTTGGAAAATGGAGAGAGGGTGACTTGGCACACAAGATACTTCAATTCAATAGAACGTGGCCTCATATTTGGCTCAAATATCTTTAGCACGTGGAGTTAAATCATATCAATAAATGACAtgtcaatattttttgttacTCAGATTTGGTGAAGCTAACGAAAATACTTAACTGTATTGATTGGATAGATTTTAAGActtcatttcactttttgaaagtcTTGGAAATTGATTATACTTTCACAACAAATTTTACGATCGAGTActtatttataaacaaattgtaTTCTTATCTCATCTCCCCAAGCATGGTTTCCTTTACTTGggtaatttcgatttttttttttatgcagttTATAGATGAAGCAAAAGGTTTGCGGAACTAATGTGTTTCTATACATATCCTGTTATAGCAGTATGTACAACTTTGCTCATTGCCAAAAAATAATCTTTGTTATGCCCTTATGTTAATGTTAGTCGAAATAAATAACGAAATTTCTTGGTAAATATTCTAGAACAAGTGTAAATCACCCAAAATCCTCAAAATATGGTTATTAACTTTGCATCACGAACATCCCTTTCGTTATTGCTAATTTATGAGCGTCATCATTATTCAATTCTCCATTGATACAATATTTCTCCTCTATatttgtaaataataatatttgtACATCATAAGTATTTTTCTGATAGTCATAAGTCCGTTAAGTCCTCATTATCATCACTCCATCTCTAGTTAGTATCTTTCTTTTGAGGTTAGCAATTTGATTGTAGTGTTTATCTCTTGACGATCCTATCACTTAGGAATTATCCAATAGCATGGTAAATTCCTTCATCAAACCCATAAGTGACGGTATGGATTTTTAGTAACTACAAAGTGCATATCAACAGCGGTACTTGCTAGAGAGTCCTTGCAACTTTAGGTGATGATAAATAGCATTTCTTCAAAGGAGTAGGTTTCCTAAAGTTCTCGCAAGCTTGGGAATTCTAGCATTTGAAAACTTTTCGAGGGCCACCTCCttgtttgagaaaattattttattcagcAGTCAAATCGCTAATGGCTAACGTGATGTGACTAGCCAATTAAATCGATCATATAAAATGCCGATCCTCTTACTTGAcgcttaaattttgaaattgatttgctTGCCACACCACACTCCCTACCGCGTTGTATGACATCATGACCTTGTCCCTTGTACTGACACACCTCTTTTTTGTGGAGATTCTAAACTTGATTAGCACTCTTCGATATAAAACATATACATATGTACATACATACGTACGTAGGTATGtagtatgtatgtatgtatatgttttCAAGTAAACTATCCTTAATCTAGTACTAGCCCTTCTATACTCTGATTAGAATTACCCCGGTAGAGCCATTCTACAAAATCAATGGACCAAAGATTTGAAAACAACGCATCATGTATTTCCTATTAAAATTCTCAATtcataatacaaaatggttGAACATAACCATAAGATATAGACCTTAAACACATGGCTAACAACCCtctatgattattttaaatcaGAGACATATCTATAAGTATTTAATAAGAAAGTCTATTTATACTAGACACTTAATTAATAGCTAGGTACACTTATCTCATGGAAGGGACCTAGGTGTGGTCTCCTAGCTTTTACAGACCACCTTTTCGAGGACAATGAAGAAGCAGGTTGACCAATCTCGTTCAACAATGGCGCACGATGGGAAAAGTCCACTTACCGGCCTAGACATCCTCGGAACATCACGGCATAGGCCAAGCCGAAGACGCTTTCATCGCATTAAAGTTCTCGGGATGTCTACATTTTCCCATATCAGTGGGCAATTATGCTCATATGTTGGATCACCATTTGAATGAAAATGGGCCTCACAAGGCACACAATTCAATCTTGCAAGTATCATGTGTTTTTGACTAACACATGGAATTAATGAATCTACATATTGGTTTTTATTAGCTTAACAGATCACTTAACTCCCTACCTTATTAGAGCAGCATCACCATGTAAGATTCAATGCTTATAAAGCTGTTAGATGAAGAGgtaagaattttttatttccccaTTTTGGGACAAAGTAGTAGACAAGTAGACAAGACTAATAAGGTACCAGCCTTTGAAGACAGAGGATAGCCTTATACTAACATCCGCTCAATGCTTTTGCTAATAGAGAATGAAAAGATTTATATTTGAggcaagccaaaaaaaataataagtaacCTCATAAATTGCCTTGGAGAGAAGCTCGAGTTAGATACTTCTTTCAGCATCAGTTCTGTGCTCACAATTTGACTCTCCCCACTCCCTCGTGGATGCAAAGATGAAGCCGCAAGATTGTTGTGACTCTTGAGGATTGGACAAGCCACATCTAACACAATGCAATTCCacaaaaacaataagaaaatatcTGGGATTTAAATTGCGGGATAATTGGAAAATCTGCTGCTAAAACTTCACAGATGCTCTTAATCTTTATACATCCATCCATTGGGAGCTTTGGAGACTATAATTTGTCTAATCGATGTTACGATGATCGAACAACTAATGACGACCAACAAAAGATTTATAAGACATgctttttttgccaaaataacCAAAGATAATTGTCAGTCAAAGTTGTTTAATCTTAGAAGCACCGATTTGAATGGAAGAGCTAGCATATGTAATATCTGTCATCTCCAACCGCAAATGGATTGCATTCGGATCCTTGTAGATGAAACTTAAGTGCATTTTGGATCTTCACATCTTTCATTAATTACAAGAAGTTGTGTGTACAAATGCTTAGTGCATTTCttgtcaaagaaataaaaggaaaaagaataacatCTTCACAGGAACCCCAAACTACAATTACAGCGAAACCAATACTTTGGAAGggaatttaaaaattaaaccaTCACTTTAAATTTATCCATCACTTTTTAGCCAAAGGACAGCAATAACTGAATTTCCTTATCTTCTTCCCCCTTTGGTTGTTGAACAGACTCACCTACACCAATGCCAACAATCTACCAGGGTAGGTGTTATGTGCATGTGCATCAATTATGTGTAAAAGAATCTCCAAATTGCAATTGCTAGTATAAAATGCATCAGATGGGCAGACTATCCAAGAAAAGTAACaccattgaaaattttgtacCTATAGATCTTTCTAAATTTGGCAGCAGTTGGAAAACTAGAAAGTGCACTTATCCCAAAGATCAATGTAGAGatgcatcatcaaataaatgctaatatagatagaaaaaaatttgtctaaTCTGATCAAATATTTGAAAGACTGCACACATACTGATATCTGAAATTCAATATATGATGGTGCACATACATTGGCAAAAGATCAGATACAAAGAGGCCCCATATCAGGTGGCCCTCCATCAGATCCACTGGAAAGTGCAGATGCGTCGACCCTCTCTTCACctcgcttcttttcctttctactACCTTTTCTGGATTCAAGAGCTTGATTACTGCAAACAACATTTAGacataaaaaaggagaaatcttCAGTGCTGTTTTTGTTCTTGTAAGTACAAATTTATATTACTCATGTATGAACATTTTTCCAAAGTGAACCCATTATTCGACAAAGCATAGGAGTGAGAAAATAGTCCAGACTTGAAGTTAAGTACGATACAATGTTGGATACATGAGCCATAATTTCAAGATACGTATGAACTCGAATCACACAGAAACAGGAAAGGTACTTCAACAAAAGACAAGCTTAAACTATAACTTGACATATAAAGCACTGAGAGAACGAGAAATACTTGGAAATTGCAGAGACTTTCCCTGTCCCTGACCCGCAACAGGacttgtatttcttttttgaaccACATGGACAATTCTTGTTTCTTGGAATTTTCTGCATTTCAAGataaaacaagcaaataaaaatgaaggagcGCATCACCAACAGTTCTCTCGTTTGAGCTAAAACCAAAATGGTAAAAGAGGTAACATAGTCAACTTTTGTGGAAACCTTGTCTTCTCGCTGGGCACTGCCATCATCATGAGTCTGTTTAGCGCTATTGCTAGGTGGATTTTCTTTATTGGCCTCTTCCACAGGTTCCTCTCTCTGTTCCTCAGAATTTCCACTGGCATCATCACCTAAACACCACAAAGAACTATGAAATAGTTTTGGGTGTAACATGTTTGACTACCCCAAAAATCTATGGTTGACAAGACAAAGCACGCTAATTCTACCAGTTGCATCAAAATGACTCCAAACAAGCTTCTCATGAAGCTCAACATGGTATCTCTGAAACTGCGaagttaaattattaaataaaatctaGAGAGATAAATACTGACCAGCCATTACCATGAGAAGCATCTGCATTGCAGGGAGACCCGACAGCTTCctctaaaaaatattcaataccTTTTCTGCTATCAAATACTCTATGGCAGCATCAACATCCCATACATTTGCAGCAATGTCTGTAAAAGTCGCATGTCACACAGAAGCCACAGAAAGGTCTTATATTCTAATTCTAGACACCCAGCAAATGAGAGGAAAGCATTTAATGCAAACAAGCGAGCAGAAGAAGCAAGGACATAACCTGCTCAACTTTCTCAATGTTCTCACAACCACTTCCAGCCATGACTAGCTTGATGGATCCAGCATCAGTAATATCCTTACCAGCTCCTGATTTAGACTTCTTTGACCCAGCTTTGCTTGGCGAGATGATGACGAGAGATTAGAATCAGCCTTTcagcaaaagaaattatcaaatcaCATACTTAAATTCACAATTTGTCCAACTTCCCTACTAacttagtaaattagaattaaattccAGTAGCAACCTTGATTGTAATTGGCCTAGCTGGCCCATCTCCAGTGTCTTCCTTCAACCTCACACTGTTGTAATGTTCCTCATCATGATAAGATCTAATAAAGCAAAGCAAAATATATAAGTTCAAATAATGAAACACCATCAGTCCAAAAAGAACATAAGATTTTCCCTATCCACAAAACAATAATGGCACAACGCACATTTTTATGCTTACTGGTTTCACATGATGACACTTATCGAAGATAGTAAAGTATGGAATATCATATATCCACTAAATTTCATGATACTCATGACAATCCAAGGTCACGATGGCTACCTAGACAGATCCAATCCATCTTAACTTAGAATATTAAGGGATGCCATTCATTGAAGGATTATGAatggaaatttcaataaaataatttattgaagaaacaaaagctAAATTGACATTTCGGTCTCCTACCACATATGCTTAGCCAGTAATTTATCCCCCTCCGACCACACCAAAACGTCTCTCAAACTAGCAAAAGAACTTCCATTGTTAAATCTAACAACACCGCAACTACACTCGGATCTGCAACTTATGAGATGTTGTCCTTGCATgcaaaataatttcacaaatcaGCAGTCTCCTGGAACAATGCAGTACCTTCTTTTGTGTAATGAGCTGGTTTGTTTGGACGACCTGTACTTATAACTTTCGTTTTTAAAGAAAGATCTTGCAGCTCTTGTAATTTGACTTTTATGAAACTCAAACacctaaaactttttaaaaataaacaagcTTGACCAGGAGAAATATATAATCTTTTCATAatcacttaaaaataaaaacattgttttattttcaaatcttttgaggGAAAGTAAAACGTAAGAAAAGGTCATTTATTTAAGTGTATACCAACAGAGCCAGATCTCATCCCAGTATTTGAGCACTTGTTTAGCCAAAAAAAGCATCACTCTCTATATTCAGAAAACTCACAAATGGATCATACGAGCACCAGGCTGATCAAAATTGCGTATGTACCACCGAGGTGACATGTTCTGCATCAAGTAAGGAGTGAGATAAATTATTCCATTTGGCGTCAACGAACAGATATTTGCATGCACAGCATGTATCAAAACTAATTAGTGCTGTGTAGATTCATCAAGGACATATAGAACACTCAAAAAGCCAGCAATTTTGTAACAAGTTTGATATATTAGTCTTCTTTGAATTAGGATTATATGCACCCGTCGGAACTCCTTGGGCTAAAAGGTGCAATatatctctgaaaaatcttttgCACATCACTATCAATGGTCCTTCCACATGCTTTCGCCACAATAGACATCACGAGACATGCCAGATATCATTGCGGTTCAGATGAGTCAATTTTCAGCCTAAAGAGTAACAAATTATAACCAGACAGAAAAGAACAAGCTATAACCATTATGAGAACAACATCCTAAGTGGTCTTTTGATCTAAACAATGATGGAGGAATAACTTCTCAGATAAAGGAGGGCCATATTGGGGAAGAAAGCCATTATATGATTAAGTGGAGAATGAGTCTGGAAACCAA
This region of Eucalyptus grandis isolate ANBG69807.140 chromosome 8, ASM1654582v1, whole genome shotgun sequence genomic DNA includes:
- the LOC120287418 gene encoding OVARIAN TUMOR DOMAIN-containing deubiquitinating enzyme 7-like, which gives rise to MQMLLMVMAGDDASGNSEEQREEPVEEANKENPPSNSAKQTHDDGSAQREDKKIPRNKNCPCGSKKKYKSCCGSGTGKVSAISNNQALESRKGSRKEKKRGEERVDAS